A single window of Mangifera indica cultivar Alphonso chromosome 18, CATAS_Mindica_2.1, whole genome shotgun sequence DNA harbors:
- the LOC123202138 gene encoding 60S ribosomal protein L18a-like protein isoform X2, producing the protein MSEEEKNRAAVVDHHHQEQPPPLPPQYGTFQGVANYPPPRPPAVGFPQPVPPPGAAEPSAPYYLQGYPTVQGYAVAEGRPVRERRLPCCGIGVGWFLFIIGFFLAAIPWYVGLFVLLCARIDPREKPGYIGCTIAAVLATIAIILGVSKGACAW; encoded by the exons ATgagtgaagaagagaaaaatagagCAGCTGTTGTTGATCATCATCACCAGGAGCAACCTCCTCCACTGCCACCACAATATGGTACGTTTCAAGGTGTAGCTAATTACCCGCCTCCTCGTCCGCCGGCAGTTGGCTTCCCTCAGCCCGTTCCTCCGCCGGGCGCCGCCGAGCCTTCTGCACCTTACTATCTTCAGGGCTACCCAACTGTTCAAG GTTATGCTGTTGCTGAAGGAAGACCAGTGAGAGAACGTCGCCTTCCTTGCTGTGGTATTGGTGTTGGATGGTTCCT gTTTATTATTGGTTTCTTCCTTGCTGCCATCCCCTGGTATGTTGGGTTATTTGTTCTACTGTGCGCAAGAATAGATCCCCGAGAAAAACCTGGATATATTGGTTGTACCATTGCT GCTGTTCTTGCCACCATTGCAATTATTCTTGGTGTATCAAAGGGAGCTTGTGCCTGGTAG